Proteins encoded within one genomic window of Companilactobacillus zhachilii:
- a CDS encoding YibE/F family protein, protein MKKNLRILIIVGLVVAFVTGLTYFDSFMYHDPVMKVQQVTNLDRSTSTDEYKNTDTQITQRVTGKLLNTTDKGKTVSFKNTYYKSQLTDIKYQTGQQVILTKGYAPKNVKRDTVLVFTAGLVIFLLYCMKFDRRKLFISVLINIAIFYGFMQIIIQKHNSVLLPLTVITALLISATALLVILGPSYQALMAYSSTIIATTTAILLSAFVLGMSRYSGVHVELNDFELQPYKGVFFAQVIFSVLGVILDETMDISSSLIEMKKELTDVKETTLFKSGINIGRELIGPLINILLFIVIAENLNVVLLYLSNGNSIGYTVEMTLSLGITQLLISGIGIILTVPVTSLIASKVITKRVR, encoded by the coding sequence ATGAAAAAAAATTTACGAATACTGATAATAGTTGGTTTAGTCGTGGCTTTTGTGACTGGGCTAACTTATTTTGATAGTTTTATGTACCATGATCCAGTCATGAAAGTCCAGCAGGTTACCAATCTTGACCGCAGTACCTCGACGGATGAATATAAAAATACTGATACCCAAATTACCCAACGAGTGACAGGGAAGTTATTAAATACTACTGATAAAGGTAAAACAGTTTCTTTTAAAAATACGTATTACAAATCACAATTGACTGATATTAAGTATCAAACCGGTCAACAAGTTATTTTGACAAAAGGATATGCGCCTAAAAATGTTAAGCGTGATACAGTTTTGGTTTTCACAGCGGGATTAGTTATCTTTTTGTTATATTGCATGAAATTTGACCGCCGAAAGTTATTTATTAGTGTATTAATTAATATCGCAATTTTTTATGGCTTTATGCAGATTATTATTCAAAAACATAATAGTGTTTTGTTGCCATTAACCGTTATAACGGCGTTATTGATTTCTGCAACGGCCTTGTTAGTTATTTTAGGACCATCGTATCAAGCGTTGATGGCATATTCTAGTACGATTATTGCTACGACAACGGCCATTTTACTGAGTGCTTTTGTACTAGGGATGTCGAGATATAGTGGCGTCCATGTCGAACTGAATGATTTTGAATTGCAGCCGTATAAAGGAGTCTTCTTTGCCCAAGTAATTTTCAGTGTCTTGGGAGTTATCTTGGATGAAACGATGGATATTTCATCGTCTTTGATTGAGATGAAAAAGGAATTAACAGATGTTAAAGAAACCACTTTGTTCAAATCAGGTATCAATATTGGTCGAGAGTTAATTGGACCGTTAATTAACATTCTCTTATTTATTGTAATTGCTGAGAATCTTAATGTTGTCTTACTTTATTTAAGCAATGGTAATTCAATTGGCTATACCGTTGAAATGACATTAAGTCTTGGAATTACGCAACTTTTGATTAGTGGAATTGGGATTATTTTGACCGTTCCAGTAACCAGTTTGATTGCTAGTAAAGTAATTACGAAGAGGGTGAGATAA
- the trpX gene encoding tryptophan ABC transporter substrate-binding protein, with the protein MKHTGRLYATLAALAMFLIFAYFYTGRADTRKQNAIPKVGVLQLMSHPALDQINKGIDDTLKKNGYIDGKNVKIEFQNAQGDQSNLRTISKQFVQDNVDVAVGIATPSVQSLKNATSKIPIVMGAVTDPEGAGIISNNNKPGGNITGVSDQAPLEAQLDLMKKIIPNLKTIGIIYTSSDASATSQMKKMQTLAKKKGLTVKVSSINSVNDIQQVGTALAEGVQTIYVPTDNTVASGMKLLSSIAAKQNIAVFPAATTMVKDGGLATVGLSQYELGEETGKHVVRILQHKEDPATTPVTFMKKGHLMLNEKMAQKLNIQFPDSLVKEAQKKGQIIK; encoded by the coding sequence ATGAAACATACGGGAAGACTTTACGCAACACTTGCAGCACTAGCAATGTTTTTAATTTTTGCATACTTTTACACGGGGCGCGCTGATACACGAAAACAAAACGCGATTCCAAAAGTTGGGGTACTTCAATTGATGTCACATCCGGCTTTGGACCAGATCAATAAGGGTATCGACGATACTTTGAAGAAAAATGGATACATCGATGGTAAGAATGTCAAAATTGAGTTCCAAAATGCTCAAGGTGACCAAAGTAATTTAAGAACCATCAGTAAACAATTCGTTCAAGATAACGTTGATGTAGCAGTCGGAATTGCCACTCCTTCAGTGCAATCACTCAAAAACGCTACTTCAAAAATCCCTATCGTTATGGGGGCTGTCACCGACCCAGAGGGAGCTGGAATCATTAGTAACAATAACAAACCTGGTGGCAACATCACTGGTGTTTCTGATCAAGCTCCACTTGAAGCACAATTGGATTTAATGAAAAAAATCATTCCTAATTTGAAAACAATCGGGATCATTTACACATCTAGTGATGCTTCGGCTACTAGTCAAATGAAAAAAATGCAAACTTTAGCTAAGAAAAAAGGTTTAACAGTTAAAGTTTCTAGTATCAATTCAGTTAACGATATTCAACAAGTTGGTACGGCCTTAGCTGAAGGCGTTCAAACTATTTATGTACCAACAGATAACACCGTTGCTTCCGGTATGAAGTTGCTTTCTTCAATCGCCGCTAAGCAAAATATCGCTGTTTTCCCTGCTGCTACAACCATGGTTAAAGATGGCGGATTAGCTACGGTCGGCTTGAGTCAATATGAACTCGGTGAAGAAACTGGTAAACATGTTGTTCGTATTTTGCAACACAAAGAAGACCCTGCTACAACACCTGTTACTTTCATGAAAAAAGGTCATCTAATGCTTAATGAAAAAATGGCTCAAAAACTCAATATTCAATTCCCAGATTCACTCGTTAAGGAAGCTCAAAAGAAAGGACAAATTATCAAATGA
- a CDS encoding ABC transporter permease — translation MNLIVSTISQGFIWSIMAIGLFITFRILDFPDMTVEGSFPLGAVTAVSLIQSGHSTIYSLFIAFIFGCLAGFATAFLYAKLNVPILLAGILTMTALYSINLRILGKANMSLTKSANIFNQFGLDKLPTNFNGIILGIIIIALIIFLLILFLNTEKGQAVIATGDNETMAASLGINTTVMKFIGLMVSNGIVALTGGLIAQQNGFADVNMGIGVIVIGLSAIIIGEVIYPDVPLSIRLITVVIGSIVYRLILMIVLQLGFNTNDLKLISAIILALCLALPTIRAQFLKTMRNGVKTK, via the coding sequence ATGAATTTAATCGTCTCTACTATAAGTCAAGGTTTCATCTGGTCAATCATGGCCATCGGATTATTCATTACCTTCCGGATTTTGGACTTCCCCGATATGACCGTCGAAGGTAGTTTTCCCTTGGGGGCTGTCACAGCCGTCAGTTTAATTCAAAGTGGTCATTCAACTATTTATTCACTTTTCATTGCTTTTATTTTCGGATGTTTAGCCGGATTCGCCACAGCTTTTCTATACGCTAAACTCAATGTTCCCATCTTGTTGGCCGGAATTTTAACAATGACCGCTCTATACTCAATCAACTTACGTATTCTCGGTAAAGCCAACATGTCATTGACTAAATCAGCTAATATTTTCAATCAATTTGGTTTAGATAAATTACCAACTAACTTTAACGGTATTATTTTAGGAATCATCATTATTGCTTTGATTATCTTCCTATTGATCCTCTTCCTAAATACTGAAAAAGGTCAGGCTGTCATCGCTACTGGTGATAACGAAACGATGGCCGCATCCCTTGGTATCAATACAACTGTGATGAAATTTATCGGGTTGATGGTCTCAAACGGAATCGTTGCCTTAACTGGTGGTTTAATCGCTCAACAAAACGGTTTTGCGGACGTCAACATGGGTATCGGTGTCATCGTTATCGGTCTATCCGCTATTATTATCGGTGAAGTTATTTACCCAGATGTTCCTTTGAGTATTCGACTAATTACTGTCGTTATTGGTAGTATCGTCTACCGTTTAATTTTAATGATTGTGCTCCAACTAGGCTTCAACACCAACGACTTGAAACTTATTTCAGCCATCATTTTGGCACTCTGCTTGGCTCTACCAACAATCCGTGCCCAATTCCTAAAGACTATGCGAAACGGGGTTAAAACTAAATGA
- a CDS encoding ABC transporter ATP-binding protein — translation MKPLLEIKDAVKTIYNDDENLNILNNINLTINPKDFLVVLGTNGAGKSTLLDAITGTNRLTSGQILLNGEDITSENLAKRSRHISRVYQDPKSGTAPRMTVAENLLLAKRRGLPRRLRLRNLKSHMPEFQKLISNLPTLDNRLNTFTDKLSGGQRQTLSFLMAIIQRPELLLLDEHTAALDPQTSKDLMELTNRIILEKELTCMMITHDLSDAMKYGNRLIVLKKGEIILDLNQEEKNKLTEADLLQYF, via the coding sequence ATGAAACCATTACTAGAAATCAAAGACGCCGTTAAGACGATTTACAATGACGACGAAAATTTGAACATTTTAAATAACATCAATTTAACCATCAATCCCAAAGATTTCTTAGTCGTTTTAGGAACCAATGGTGCTGGTAAATCAACCTTGTTAGACGCTATTACAGGAACTAATCGCTTAACTTCTGGACAAATTCTTTTGAATGGTGAAGATATCACCAGTGAAAATTTGGCAAAAAGAAGTCGCCACATCAGCCGTGTTTATCAGGATCCTAAATCAGGTACAGCTCCACGAATGACCGTTGCCGAAAACTTATTATTGGCTAAAAGACGCGGTTTACCTAGACGGTTAAGATTACGTAATTTAAAGAGTCACATGCCAGAATTTCAAAAATTAATTTCCAACTTACCAACCCTAGATAACCGTTTGAATACTTTTACCGATAAGCTCTCAGGTGGTCAAAGACAAACATTAAGCTTTTTGATGGCAATTATCCAACGCCCTGAATTATTGTTGTTAGACGAACATACAGCGGCGCTAGATCCTCAAACAAGCAAAGACTTAATGGAATTGACTAATCGGATCATTTTGGAAAAAGAATTAACTTGTATGATGATTACGCATGACCTTTCCGATGCTATGAAGTATGGCAATCGTTTGATTGTTTTGAAGAAAGGTGAAATTATTTTAGATTTGAATCAAGAAGAAAAGAACAAGTTGACTGAAGCCGACTTGTTACAATACTTCTAG